One Janthinobacterium sp. TB1-E2 genomic region harbors:
- a CDS encoding DUF885 domain-containing protein: MSVTPQLCKTVLVAALSIAFTMPAMAAVPAAAAASSAWVETSNRNAAIVLAAQAQFSPEDASDTGLAQYDGLAADLGPNITERHVAAMQKARAQLQQKLELERDERIRQDLEILIGAVDQEIMGTQLEAKYTLPWVDVPQMVFGSMQSLLQEQRPAARRAKALERLQRYVGQFPGSTPITAQAKARFTEKIGQPGLAGPVRLQVEQSLENVPTYIAGIRKLFADMKIKGAESALAAMEQQLNEYAAWEKQVVLPLSRTDFRMAPELYAFRLKQVGIDIEPRALVERAQVAYLETRAAMQALAPVVAAKLALKGVDGTDYRQVMRALKADSIPNEQLEAHYKGVNTQLEQRIARQRVVDIPARAMTMRLASAAESAAQPAPHMRPPPLIGNTGEHGQFVLPVSNPAASGKGEAYDDFNFAGAAWTLSAHEGRPGHELQFSAMVERGVSQARSLYAFNSVNVEGWALYAEAEMIPYEPAEGQFIALQFRMLRAARAMLDPMLNLGQVTREEAGRILTDEVMLSKPMARQELDRYTFNMPGQAGSYFYGYTRILQLRAETELALGDKFDRLAFNNFLLGQGLLPPELLAKAVREHFIPEQRKARG, translated from the coding sequence ATGTCCGTCACTCCGCAATTGTGCAAGACCGTGCTGGTAGCCGCACTCTCCATCGCGTTTACCATGCCCGCCATGGCCGCCGTCCCTGCAGCTGCCGCCGCTTCATCGGCCTGGGTCGAGACCAGCAACCGCAACGCGGCCATCGTGCTGGCGGCGCAGGCGCAGTTCTCGCCCGAAGACGCGTCCGACACAGGCCTGGCCCAATACGACGGCCTGGCTGCCGACCTGGGGCCGAACATCACCGAGCGCCACGTGGCGGCCATGCAGAAGGCGCGCGCGCAATTGCAGCAAAAGCTGGAACTGGAACGCGACGAGCGCATACGCCAGGACCTGGAAATCCTGATCGGCGCCGTCGACCAGGAGATCATGGGCACGCAGTTGGAAGCCAAATACACCCTGCCGTGGGTCGATGTGCCGCAAATGGTCTTTGGCAGCATGCAAAGCCTGCTGCAGGAGCAGCGCCCGGCCGCGCGCCGGGCCAAGGCGCTCGAGCGCCTGCAACGCTACGTGGGCCAGTTCCCGGGCAGCACGCCGATCACGGCGCAGGCAAAGGCGCGCTTCACGGAAAAGATCGGCCAGCCTGGCCTGGCGGGACCCGTGCGCCTGCAGGTGGAGCAGTCGCTGGAAAATGTGCCGACGTATATCGCCGGCATCCGCAAGCTGTTTGCCGACATGAAGATCAAGGGTGCGGAGAGCGCACTGGCGGCCATGGAGCAGCAGCTGAACGAGTATGCGGCATGGGAAAAGCAAGTGGTGCTGCCCCTGTCACGCACGGATTTCCGCATGGCGCCCGAGCTGTATGCATTCCGCCTGAAACAGGTGGGCATCGACATCGAGCCGCGCGCGCTGGTCGAACGGGCGCAGGTGGCTTACCTGGAAACGCGCGCCGCCATGCAGGCGCTGGCGCCCGTGGTGGCGGCCAAGCTGGCCTTGAAGGGCGTCGACGGCACGGACTACCGCCAGGTGATGCGCGCGCTGAAGGCCGATTCCATCCCCAACGAGCAGCTCGAAGCGCACTACAAGGGTGTCAATACGCAGCTGGAACAGCGCATCGCCCGGCAGCGCGTGGTCGATATTCCTGCGCGCGCCATGACCATGCGCCTGGCGTCCGCCGCCGAATCGGCGGCCCAGCCGGCGCCGCATATGCGTCCGCCTCCGCTGATCGGCAATACGGGCGAGCACGGACAGTTCGTCCTCCCCGTCAGCAATCCGGCCGCCAGCGGCAAGGGCGAGGCGTATGACGATTTCAATTTCGCGGGCGCCGCCTGGACCCTGAGCGCGCACGAAGGCCGCCCTGGCCACGAGCTGCAGTTCAGCGCCATGGTGGAGCGGGGCGTGTCGCAGGCGCGCAGCCTGTACGCGTTCAACAGCGTCAACGTGGAAGGCTGGGCGCTGTACGCGGAAGCGGAGATGATTCCGTACGAGCCGGCCGAAGGCCAGTTCATCGCGCTGCAATTCCGCATGCTGCGCGCGGCGCGCGCCATGCTCGACCCGATGCTGAACCTGGGGCAGGTCACGCGCGAGGAAGCGGGGCGCATCCTGACGGACGAAGTGATGCTGTCGAAACCGATGGCGCGCCAGGAGCTGGACCGCTATACCTTCAACATGCCGGGCCAGGCGGGCAGCTATTTCTATGGCTATACGCGCATCCTGCAACTGCGCGCGGAAACGGAGCTGGCGCTGGGCGACAAATTCGACCGCCTGGCGTTCAACAACTTCCTGCTGGGACAGGGCTTGCTGCCGCCGGAGCTGCTGGCCAAGGCCGTGCGCGAGCACTTCATTCCGGAGCAGAGAAAAGCCAGGGGCTGA
- a CDS encoding LacI family DNA-binding transcriptional regulator: protein MTHPFPVKVVALQAGVSVATVDRVIKQRGGVHANTVRRVMQALDELARQSTQVGLAGRKFMLDVLMVAPRRFTDAVRAALEAELPSLHPAVLRSRFHLHETLEVDGIVDQLERIRKNGSHGVLLKAPDLPLVAEAVNRLAAAGIPVVTLVTDLPASVRRGYVGMDNRAAGETAACLIGRWLGAGQRPRKQQVLVTLSSNRFHGEEEREIGFRRALRERHRHLSIVEVSEGHGIDGATGALVREALATHPGIAAVYSIGGGNTAIVQAFAQAGRPCQVFIGHDLDADNVALLKSGAIHAVLHHDLGQDMRRACQEILRAQGALPALAQVPPLSAIQIVTPWNLPALNGVN, encoded by the coding sequence ATGACGCATCCGTTTCCCGTCAAGGTCGTGGCGCTGCAGGCCGGCGTCAGCGTGGCGACCGTCGACCGCGTGATCAAGCAGCGCGGGGGCGTGCACGCGAATACCGTGCGCCGCGTGATGCAGGCGCTCGATGAACTGGCGCGGCAAAGCACGCAGGTGGGTCTGGCCGGCAGGAAGTTCATGCTCGACGTGCTGATGGTGGCGCCGCGCCGCTTTACGGACGCCGTGCGCGCCGCACTGGAAGCGGAACTGCCGTCCTTGCATCCGGCCGTGCTGCGCTCGCGTTTTCACCTGCATGAAACCCTGGAAGTGGACGGCATCGTCGACCAGCTGGAGCGCATCCGCAAGAACGGCAGCCACGGCGTGCTGCTGAAGGCGCCGGACTTGCCGCTCGTGGCCGAGGCAGTAAACCGGCTGGCGGCGGCCGGCATTCCCGTGGTGACCCTGGTGACGGACTTGCCAGCTTCCGTGCGCCGCGGCTACGTGGGCATGGATAACCGCGCGGCGGGCGAGACGGCCGCGTGCCTGATCGGCCGGTGGCTGGGCGCGGGCCAACGGCCCAGGAAACAGCAAGTGCTGGTGACCCTGAGCAGCAACCGTTTTCATGGCGAGGAAGAGCGCGAGATCGGCTTTCGCCGCGCGCTGCGCGAACGGCACCGCCATTTATCCATCGTCGAAGTGAGCGAAGGCCACGGCATCGACGGCGCCACGGGCGCGCTGGTGCGTGAAGCACTGGCTACGCATCCAGGCATCGCCGCCGTGTATTCGATCGGCGGCGGCAATACCGCCATCGTGCAGGCATTCGCGCAGGCGGGCCGGCCTTGCCAGGTCTTCATCGGCCACGACCTCGATGCGGACAACGTGGCGCTGCTCAAGTCGGGCGCCATCCACGCCGTGCTGCACCATGACCTGGGCCAGGACATGCGCCGCGCCTGCCAAGAGATACTGCGGGCGCAGGGCGCGCTGCCGGCCCTGGCGCAGGTGCCGCCCTTGTCCGCCATCCAGATCGTCACGCCATGGAACCTGCCCGCGCTGAACGGGGTGAATTGA
- a CDS encoding phytanoyl-CoA dioxygenase family protein — MTTQDAAPPAPFWLSPQDCQLDDFIHTVSQCTVLADYPHATAVEDNILVYDCDRVRALATSTASLRALQAEWGKALMDGPGVIVFQRAVDDTATLEQVSSVFRALIAEQHASGQAGGDHFAKPGANDRIWNAQQKLCLRAPEAFARYYANPVFAWIAEAWLGLAYQMTAQVNVVNPGGAAQAPHRDYHLGFQSAVSCAAYPAPVHQMSALLTLQGAVAHCDMPVESGPTLYLPYSQRYQAGFLAWQQPPFRDYFARHCVQLPLSQGDAVFFNPALFHAAGHNRSSDIRRMANLLQVSSPFGRAMEALDRRAMSAALYPALQALRDQGALSGDGIGHAIAACAEGYAFPSNLDRDQPIGGMAPPTQQQLMHEALAQDWPAARFLDALDSHAWRQQA; from the coding sequence ATGACCACCCAAGACGCCGCGCCGCCCGCCCCCTTCTGGCTGTCGCCGCAAGACTGCCAGCTCGATGATTTCATCCACACCGTCAGCCAATGCACTGTGCTGGCTGACTATCCGCACGCCACCGCGGTGGAAGACAATATCCTCGTCTACGATTGCGACAGGGTGCGTGCGCTGGCCACCAGTACCGCGTCGCTGCGCGCGCTGCAGGCAGAATGGGGCAAGGCGCTGATGGATGGCCCCGGCGTCATCGTGTTCCAGCGCGCCGTCGACGACACGGCGACGCTGGAACAGGTCAGCAGTGTCTTTCGCGCACTGATCGCCGAACAGCACGCGAGCGGCCAGGCGGGCGGCGACCATTTCGCCAAACCGGGCGCGAACGACCGCATCTGGAACGCCCAGCAAAAACTGTGTCTGCGCGCGCCCGAAGCCTTTGCGCGCTACTACGCCAATCCCGTGTTTGCGTGGATAGCGGAGGCGTGGCTGGGACTCGCCTACCAGATGACGGCACAAGTGAACGTCGTCAACCCGGGCGGCGCGGCCCAGGCGCCGCACCGCGACTATCACCTGGGCTTCCAGAGCGCCGTCAGTTGTGCCGCCTATCCCGCTCCCGTGCACCAGATGTCGGCCTTATTGACCTTGCAGGGTGCCGTCGCCCACTGCGACATGCCGGTCGAATCCGGTCCCACCCTGTACCTGCCGTATTCGCAGCGCTACCAGGCCGGTTTCCTCGCCTGGCAGCAACCGCCCTTCCGCGATTATTTCGCCCGGCATTGCGTGCAACTGCCGCTCTCCCAGGGCGACGCCGTCTTCTTCAATCCCGCCCTGTTCCATGCGGCGGGCCATAACCGTTCGTCCGACATCCGCCGCATGGCGAATTTGCTGCAAGTGTCGTCGCCGTTCGGGCGCGCCATGGAAGCGCTGGACCGCCGCGCCATGAGCGCCGCGCTGTATCCGGCACTGCAGGCGCTGCGCGACCAGGGTGCCCTGTCCGGCGACGGCATCGGCCACGCGATTGCAGCCTGCGCCGAGGGCTATGCCTTCCCCAGCAACCTCGATCGCGACCAGCCCATAGGCGGCATGGCACCGCCCACGCAGCAGCAGCTCATGCACGAAGCGCTGGCACAGGACTGGCCCGCCGCCCGCTTCCTCGACGCCCTGGACAGCCATGCCTGGCGCCAGCAAGCTTGA
- a CDS encoding Gfo/Idh/MocA family oxidoreductase, with product MQDINIGLIGAGYMGKAHTIAYKAVRGIFPTALNPVCECISTSSAEGAARSAQELGWNRSTGDWRTLVNDRAIDAIIVATPPATHKDIVLAALALGKPVFCEKPLGMTAAESLQLAQAAEAAGVANMVGYNYIRTPASQLARQIIESGEIGEIIHVAAEHVEDYLHDPRAPASWRTREATATRAGALADVGSHLLNLALRLGGPIDSLVADMNTVHAQRQGPAGMEAVENDDQGNVMLRFASGALGALTFSRVAAGRKMGYTYRITGTKGALAFDQEDQNALWLYDAGRPAQRQGFQRLLMGPAHPDYLAFSQGAGHGTGYNEQIVIEARDFLQAIAGGQPVWPTFRDGYEVDRLVAAALRSMQERSWITVR from the coding sequence ATGCAAGACATCAACATCGGCCTGATCGGCGCCGGCTACATGGGCAAGGCCCACACCATCGCCTACAAGGCCGTGCGCGGCATTTTTCCCACGGCCTTGAACCCCGTATGCGAGTGCATCAGCACCAGCAGTGCGGAAGGCGCGGCCCGCAGCGCGCAGGAACTGGGCTGGAACCGCTCCACGGGCGACTGGCGCACGCTGGTCAATGATCGCGCCATCGACGCCATCATCGTCGCCACGCCGCCGGCCACGCACAAGGACATCGTGCTGGCCGCGCTAGCCCTGGGCAAACCCGTGTTCTGCGAAAAGCCACTGGGCATGACGGCCGCGGAATCCCTGCAGCTGGCGCAGGCGGCCGAAGCGGCGGGCGTGGCCAACATGGTCGGCTACAACTACATCCGCACGCCGGCCAGCCAACTGGCGCGACAGATCATCGAATCGGGCGAAATCGGCGAGATCATCCACGTCGCCGCCGAACACGTGGAAGACTATCTGCACGACCCGCGCGCGCCTGCCTCGTGGCGCACGCGCGAGGCGACGGCCACCAGGGCAGGTGCGCTGGCCGACGTGGGCTCGCACCTGCTCAACCTGGCCCTGCGCCTGGGCGGCCCCATCGACTCGCTGGTGGCGGACATGAATACCGTGCACGCGCAACGGCAAGGGCCGGCTGGCATGGAAGCGGTGGAGAATGACGACCAGGGAAATGTGATGCTGCGCTTTGCCAGCGGCGCGCTGGGCGCCCTGACCTTCAGCCGCGTGGCGGCCGGACGCAAGATGGGTTACACCTACCGCATCACGGGGACGAAAGGCGCCCTCGCCTTCGACCAAGAAGACCAGAATGCATTATGGCTGTACGACGCCGGCCGCCCCGCGCAGCGCCAGGGTTTCCAGCGCCTGCTGATGGGACCCGCCCACCCCGACTACCTGGCGTTCAGCCAGGGCGCCGGGCACGGCACCGGCTACAACGAGCAGATCGTCATTGAAGCGCGCGACTTTTTGCAGGCCATCGCGGGCGGCCAGCCGGTCTGGCCCACC